A single window of Phycisphaerae bacterium DNA harbors:
- a CDS encoding protein kinase, producing MSEPAPTSAPGGQRPEPTTPAPTSVPTAPSDVLPTPADLFPGYEIIAEISRGGQGIVYQAIQTATKRKVALKVLLHGHYADSAQRKRFQREIETLAQLRHPNIVSIFDADLTKDGRQFYVMDYVRGKRLDAYVQTQRASVEQMAQLFIGICDAMHHAHEHGFVHRDLKPQNILVDSDGHTHILDFGLARPMAAGVDPQLSTSLHVMGTLRYLSPEQAGRDPGAIDRRTDIYSLGVILYTLLTGATPYDTDSDLHSALDNILHAAPKRPSTVCAGIDPDLETIILTCLSKERERRYQTATALAGDLRAFLAGAAITARQDSRGYLVRKHAQRAVARHPITTHLGIIVVATLLARPVGDYLFFGLTPVGGWVDRFIIGRFAVPPAGPALQQVRIITMTDSTGMPALAKQESLADVSRDNRQSYRRLHGRLMERLAQAGVRAVAFDITFMGNSPFDEDFVSGVRALRAAGAEVIVTVTDWPLQGLSSAQLSGIIAPDVRWGRPVLAKEAPWRLVLFMQRGVTEPMPSMALTTFAACRQPDAEPVFRVNEARESLEIIYYKADPNVPRSKQLLESSDHINLTYLTPVPTDVSKMGLKSGDYVGHFIIPMPNDDVLTASTIDYREIFSAALHDLKDMLRDKVVVIGDLTSKDWYPHPDGRTLPGCHAHAVGIDMLLRSISLGRPRWEAKIAMTLGAALLGCLIVAFAAGRRWKTYLLVAAAAAASFGASLIIVRLASTAWNPLLAILAMFMACEMSLWIGRRNKLDRQTVQ from the coding sequence TTGTCGGAGCCCGCGCCAACTTCAGCGCCGGGGGGCCAACGTCCGGAGCCTACGACTCCCGCGCCAACGTCTGTCCCCACCGCGCCCAGCGACGTCCTTCCGACGCCCGCCGATTTATTCCCGGGCTACGAGATCATCGCGGAGATCAGCCGCGGCGGTCAGGGCATCGTTTACCAGGCGATCCAGACGGCCACCAAGCGCAAAGTCGCCCTTAAGGTCCTGCTGCACGGCCACTATGCCGACAGCGCCCAGCGCAAGCGCTTCCAGCGCGAAATCGAAACTCTTGCGCAGCTTCGCCACCCCAACATCGTCTCGATCTTCGACGCCGATCTGACAAAGGACGGCCGCCAGTTCTACGTGATGGACTACGTCCGCGGCAAACGCCTCGACGCATATGTCCAGACGCAGCGGGCCTCCGTCGAGCAGATGGCCCAACTCTTCATTGGCATTTGCGACGCGATGCACCATGCCCACGAACATGGCTTCGTCCATCGCGACCTTAAGCCGCAGAACATCCTCGTCGACAGCGACGGCCACACCCACATCCTCGACTTCGGCCTCGCCCGGCCGATGGCCGCCGGCGTGGACCCGCAACTCTCCACGAGCCTGCACGTCATGGGGACCCTCCGCTACCTCTCCCCCGAGCAGGCCGGCCGCGATCCCGGCGCCATCGATCGGCGGACGGATATCTATTCCCTGGGCGTCATTCTTTACACGCTTTTGACTGGCGCCACACCGTACGATACGGACAGCGATCTCCACTCGGCCCTCGATAACATCCTGCACGCCGCCCCGAAGCGGCCCAGCACGGTCTGCGCGGGAATCGATCCCGATCTGGAGACGATCATACTGACGTGCCTGTCCAAGGAGCGCGAACGCCGCTACCAAACCGCGACGGCCCTGGCGGGGGACCTGCGCGCGTTCCTGGCCGGCGCGGCGATCACGGCCAGGCAGGACAGCCGGGGATACCTCGTCAGGAAGCATGCCCAGCGCGCTGTGGCGAGACATCCTATCACGACCCATCTGGGAATCATTGTGGTGGCGACATTGCTGGCAAGGCCCGTCGGAGACTATCTCTTCTTTGGATTAACGCCGGTCGGCGGATGGGTTGATCGATTCATCATCGGCCGGTTTGCGGTGCCACCCGCCGGGCCGGCGCTGCAGCAGGTCCGCATCATAACCATGACGGATTCGACGGGGATGCCCGCCCTGGCGAAGCAGGAATCCCTGGCCGACGTCTCGCGGGACAATCGTCAAAGCTATCGCCGGCTGCACGGGCGCCTGATGGAGCGGCTCGCGCAGGCCGGCGTTCGAGCCGTGGCCTTCGACATAACTTTTATGGGGAATTCGCCATTTGATGAGGATTTCGTCAGCGGGGTGCGGGCGCTGCGCGCGGCCGGAGCCGAGGTCATCGTCACCGTGACGGACTGGCCGCTGCAAGGTTTGTCCTCGGCGCAACTGAGCGGGATCATTGCCCCGGACGTTCGTTGGGGCCGGCCCGTTCTTGCGAAGGAGGCCCCTTGGCGCCTGGTTCTCTTTATGCAGCGCGGCGTAACGGAGCCGATGCCGTCGATGGCGTTGACCACGTTTGCCGCCTGTCGCCAGCCCGACGCGGAACCCGTCTTTCGCGTCAATGAAGCCCGGGAGTCCCTGGAGATCATCTACTACAAAGCCGATCCCAACGTGCCGCGTTCCAAACAATTGCTGGAATCATCGGATCATATCAATCTTACCTACCTGACGCCCGTCCCCACCGACGTATCGAAAATGGGGCTCAAGTCCGGCGACTATGTGGGCCATTTCATTATTCCGATGCCCAACGACGACGTTCTGACCGCCTCCACCATCGACTACCGCGAAATCTTCTCCGCCGCGCTGCATGATTTGAAGGACATGCTCCGCGACAAGGTGGTCGTGATCGGAGACCTGACCAGCAAGGATTGGTACCCCCATCCGGACGGTCGCACGTTGCCGGGTTGCCACGCCCACGCCGTGGGGATTGACATGCTGTTGCGATCGATTTCGCTGGGTCGTCCGCGTTGGGAGGCCAAGATTGCTATGACCCTTGGCGCCGCTTTATTGGGGTGCCTCATCGTGGCATTCGCAGCCGGGCGCCGCTGGAAGACGTACCTGCTCGTCGCCGCCGCCGCCGCCGCGAGCTTCGGAGCAAGCCTGATCATCGTGCGACTGGCCTCCACGGCATGGAATCCCCTGTTGGCCATTCTCGCAATGTTCATGGCGTGTGAAATGAGCCTATGGATTGGTCGAAGGAATAAACTCGATCGTCAAACTGTTCAATAA
- the ftcD gene encoding glutamate formimidoyltransferase, producing MPPLIECVPNFSEGRDPAVIKQITDQILTVEGVRLLDVDPGQATNRTVVTFVGPPGLVCEAAFRAAKQSAEVIDMRRHKGEHPRFGATDVCPLVPISGITMEETVEWAKKLGRRIGEELGVPVFLYEYAATKPERKNLASVRAGEYEGLAEKLSRPEWKPDFGPAKLNEKSGATAVGARDFLVAYNVNLNTTSVRRANAIAYDIREKGRIKTIDGKAGGKPVLDAKGEKLWEPGSLKCCKAIGWYIEEYGIAQISINLTNLAVTPIHVAFDECCKKAEARGVRVTGSEIVGMVPLSAMLEAGRYFLRKQHRSVGVSDRELIKIAVKSLGLNDLSPFKPEEKIIEYAIADKSAGRLVDRTVVGFVELTASEAPAPGGGSVSALVGALGAALATMVANLSSHKRGWDERWEEFSTWAERGKAHWARLMQLVDEDTEAFNTLMAAHGLPNGSESEKSARAAAVEAATKRAIEVPLAVMEEALASMEVIAAMADHGMEASVSDAGVAAACARAAVIGAHLNVKINAKGLTDKAAVQEFRRQAREIEAKISSCEQAIQESVERRLL from the coding sequence ATGCCCCCCCTTATTGAGTGTGTCCCCAACTTCTCCGAAGGCCGCGATCCCGCCGTCATCAAACAGATCACAGACCAGATTCTGACCGTCGAAGGCGTGCGATTACTGGACGTTGACCCCGGTCAGGCGACCAACCGCACCGTGGTGACGTTCGTCGGTCCGCCGGGGCTTGTCTGCGAGGCGGCATTTCGGGCGGCGAAACAGTCGGCTGAGGTGATCGACATGCGGCGGCACAAGGGTGAGCATCCGCGGTTCGGGGCGACGGATGTTTGCCCGCTGGTGCCGATTTCGGGGATTACGATGGAAGAGACGGTCGAATGGGCGAAGAAGCTCGGTCGGCGGATCGGCGAGGAGCTGGGTGTTCCGGTTTTTCTCTATGAATACGCGGCGACGAAACCCGAGCGGAAGAATCTGGCGAGCGTCCGCGCCGGGGAATACGAGGGGCTGGCGGAGAAGTTGAGCCGGCCGGAATGGAAGCCGGATTTCGGGCCGGCGAAGTTGAATGAGAAGAGCGGGGCGACGGCGGTCGGCGCGCGCGATTTTCTCGTTGCGTACAACGTCAACCTGAACACGACGAGCGTCCGCCGGGCGAACGCCATCGCCTACGACATTCGCGAGAAGGGGCGCATCAAGACGATCGATGGCAAGGCGGGCGGCAAGCCCGTCCTGGACGCCAAGGGCGAAAAGCTGTGGGAGCCGGGATCGCTCAAATGTTGCAAGGCCATCGGCTGGTACATCGAAGAGTATGGAATCGCGCAGATTTCGATCAACCTGACCAACCTCGCCGTAACGCCGATCCACGTCGCATTCGACGAATGTTGCAAGAAGGCCGAGGCGCGGGGCGTGCGCGTGACGGGCAGCGAGATTGTGGGAATGGTTCCGCTCTCGGCGATGTTGGAGGCGGGGCGATATTTTCTGCGCAAGCAGCACCGCTCGGTCGGCGTGAGCGATCGGGAGCTGATCAAAATCGCGGTGAAGAGTCTGGGGCTGAACGACCTAAGCCCATTTAAGCCGGAAGAAAAGATCATCGAATACGCCATTGCCGACAAGTCCGCGGGGCGGCTGGTGGATCGCACCGTCGTAGGGTTTGTCGAGTTGACCGCGAGCGAGGCCCCTGCGCCGGGCGGTGGGAGCGTGTCGGCGCTGGTAGGGGCGCTGGGGGCGGCGCTGGCGACGATGGTGGCAAACCTGTCGAGCCATAAGCGGGGCTGGGACGAGCGCTGGGAGGAGTTTTCGACGTGGGCGGAGCGCGGCAAAGCCCATTGGGCGCGGCTGATGCAGCTCGTGGACGAGGACACCGAGGCCTTCAACACCCTGATGGCGGCGCATGGCTTGCCGAACGGTAGCGAGTCGGAGAAGTCGGCGAGGGCGGCGGCGGTCGAGGCGGCAACGAAAAGGGCGATCGAGGTCCCCCTGGCGGTCATGGAGGAGGCCCTGGCGTCGATGGAGGTGATCGCAGCGATGGCGGACCATGGGATGGAGGCGAGCGTCTCGGACGCGGGGGTAGCCGCGGCATGCGCCCGGGCGGCGGTGATTGGGGCGCATTTGAATGTGAAGATCAATGCGAAGGGGTTGACGGATAAGGCGGCCGTGCAGGAGTTTCGGCGGCAGGCGAGAGAAATCGAGGCGAAGATATCGAGTTGCGAGCAGGCGATACAGGAATCTGTCGAGCGCAGGTTATTGTGA